From the Luteolibacter rhizosphaerae genome, one window contains:
- a CDS encoding metal-dependent hydrolase, translating into MDSITQAALGAVVGELVLGRQIGRRALGWGALFGTIPDLDVIFTPLLDTARTLRWHRGISHSLILMVLVSWWLAKPLAKRWKKDKVTPQRAGLFVFLAWSTHVLIDVFTVYGTRIFDPFSGYPVSTDNLFIIDPIFTLPLLVAIVIGLFVQPKDWKKGKGIRSAWWCLGISCFYVGLSFWAKHVVSKQVEGDLARRGVSWQRRMEGPSAFNILLWRVAVERQGEIWIGYRSVFDDPKLPVRWVIVPKGEAAMAKYAEEREVKTIREFSKGWWIAREAPGGIWLADLRFGEGRVWDERGVALRPTFAWTFEAGAEKDRLHQKSPESRGGTEMLRRMFRRIFGETDAMDSSGGNSMPRLIGNPGVIQEYLSGER; encoded by the coding sequence GTGGATTCGATCACGCAGGCGGCACTGGGGGCGGTAGTGGGGGAGCTGGTGCTGGGGCGGCAGATCGGCCGTCGGGCGCTGGGCTGGGGGGCGCTGTTCGGGACGATCCCGGATCTGGATGTGATTTTCACGCCGCTGCTGGATACGGCGCGGACGTTGCGCTGGCACCGGGGGATCTCCCACTCGTTGATCTTGATGGTGTTGGTGTCGTGGTGGCTGGCCAAGCCGCTGGCGAAGCGCTGGAAGAAGGACAAGGTGACGCCGCAGCGGGCGGGGCTGTTTGTTTTCCTGGCGTGGAGCACTCACGTGCTGATCGACGTTTTCACGGTGTACGGGACGCGGATCTTCGATCCCTTTTCGGGCTATCCGGTTTCGACGGACAATCTGTTCATCATCGATCCGATCTTCACGCTGCCGCTGCTGGTGGCGATCGTGATCGGGCTTTTCGTGCAGCCGAAGGACTGGAAGAAGGGGAAGGGGATCCGCTCGGCGTGGTGGTGTTTGGGGATCAGTTGTTTTTATGTGGGCCTGAGCTTCTGGGCGAAGCATGTGGTGAGCAAGCAGGTGGAGGGGGATCTGGCGCGGCGGGGGGTGAGCTGGCAGCGGCGGATGGAAGGGCCGAGTGCGTTCAATATCCTGCTGTGGCGGGTGGCGGTGGAGCGGCAGGGGGAGATCTGGATCGGGTATCGCTCGGTGTTCGACGATCCGAAGCTGCCGGTGCGCTGGGTGATCGTGCCGAAGGGGGAAGCCGCGATGGCGAAATATGCGGAGGAGCGGGAGGTGAAGACGATCCGGGAGTTCTCGAAGGGCTGGTGGATCGCGCGGGAGGCGCCGGGGGGGATCTGGCTGGCGGATTTGAGATTCGGCGAGGGACGGGTGTGGGACGAACGGGGGGTGGCACTGCGGCCGACCTTTGCCTGGACCTTCGAAGCGGGGGCGGAGAAGGACCGGCTGCACCAGAAGTCTCCGGAATCCCGCGGCGGGACGGAGATGCTGCGGCGGATGTTCCGGCGGATTTTCGGGGAGACGGATGCGATGGATTCGTCCGGCGGGAACTCGATGCCGCGGTTGATCGGGAACCCGGGGGTGATCCAGGAATATCTCTCCGGGGAGCGCTGA
- a CDS encoding LysM peptidoglycan-binding domain-containing protein: MKLSSLTVKRRPVKKGAFRTYFANIVRSKKHRASTAAAPVPEVDGDVPNLGIARALVVILVIHVVAIAGIFAHSHWFEEPEQEAAVTAAKAEIQPAKALPDSSTPLPQVGEDDGIHIVRAGDTYASIAAAAGVKEEDLRKANDNIELRASRILRLPARTIVAVEPDELRRLGDGSAVHEPEVVNADPLRTAPPMVETAAASQAVLVKPALTRPTGNSEAANFEPRSTMNTEVQEAPPARSATKYTVKSGDTFWKIANANKTTPAAIMKANRISDPKKLKVGMQLTLP, encoded by the coding sequence ATGAAATTGTCCAGTCTGACCGTCAAGCGCCGCCCGGTGAAGAAGGGTGCCTTCCGCACCTACTTCGCGAACATTGTCCGCAGCAAGAAGCACCGCGCCTCCACCGCAGCCGCACCGGTGCCGGAAGTGGATGGCGATGTGCCGAACCTGGGCATTGCCCGCGCACTGGTGGTGATCCTCGTGATCCACGTGGTGGCGATCGCCGGTATCTTCGCGCACAGCCATTGGTTCGAAGAGCCGGAGCAGGAAGCCGCCGTGACCGCGGCGAAGGCGGAGATCCAGCCGGCGAAGGCGCTGCCGGATTCGTCCACGCCGCTGCCGCAAGTGGGTGAGGATGACGGCATCCACATCGTGCGTGCGGGTGATACCTACGCGAGCATCGCGGCTGCAGCCGGGGTGAAGGAAGAAGATCTGCGCAAGGCGAACGACAACATCGAGCTGCGCGCGAGCCGCATCCTGCGCCTGCCGGCACGCACCATCGTGGCGGTGGAGCCGGACGAGCTGCGCCGCCTGGGAGATGGCAGTGCGGTGCACGAGCCGGAAGTGGTGAACGCCGATCCGCTGCGCACGGCTCCGCCGATGGTGGAGACCGCCGCCGCGAGCCAAGCGGTGCTGGTGAAGCCTGCGCTGACGCGCCCGACGGGCAATAGCGAAGCCGCGAACTTCGAGCCCCGCTCGACGATGAATACGGAGGTGCAGGAAGCGCCTCCGGCACGCAGCGCCACGAAGTACACCGTGAAATCCGGCGATACCTTCTGGAAGATCGCGAACGCCAACAAGACGACCCCGGCGGCGATCATGAAAGCCAACCGTATTTCCGACCCGAAGAAGCTCAAGGTGGGCATGCAGCTCACCCTCCCCTGA
- a CDS encoding FtsW/RodA/SpoVE family cell cycle protein, with protein sequence MHRSASIILCTAVAALVVLGLVMLTSTSAWVKNVEYEYKLLVRQGVMVGVGLIGACVASRVNPMWMRKAWPVALAATCVLLALCFVPGFAKPEFGANRWIQIPLLGQFQPSELAKIVIVIAMAAWFARWQTETGTFWRGFVIPGVIIAIPIGLIAIETDVGSALSLSVTAGAIFFCVGTRLFYLVPTALAGIGGAVWFVHSNDNRWSRIVAWLDLEQHQLGKGMQQWRALLAFGNGGPDGVGLGNGSEKFGTLTFAYSDFIFPVVGEELGLPFTLGTVLCYVVIAVCGCSIAMQAATIFDRCMAIGLTCIVVVPAMVNIAVTTAAFPNDGLPLPFVSFGGTSLLISLGAIGLLCGIHRRSRPAEYRQLPVAGMRSYAVKL encoded by the coding sequence ATGCACCGTAGCGCCTCTATCATTCTCTGCACCGCCGTCGCGGCACTGGTCGTTCTCGGTCTGGTCATGCTGACCAGTACGAGTGCGTGGGTGAAGAACGTGGAGTATGAATACAAGCTGCTGGTGCGGCAGGGTGTGATGGTGGGTGTCGGTTTGATCGGGGCCTGCGTGGCATCGCGGGTGAACCCGATGTGGATGAGGAAAGCGTGGCCGGTGGCCCTGGCGGCGACTTGCGTGCTGCTGGCCCTTTGTTTCGTCCCGGGTTTCGCGAAGCCGGAGTTCGGTGCGAACCGCTGGATCCAGATTCCGCTGCTGGGGCAGTTCCAGCCCTCGGAGCTGGCGAAGATCGTGATCGTGATCGCGATGGCGGCATGGTTTGCGCGCTGGCAGACGGAGACGGGGACTTTCTGGCGTGGCTTCGTGATCCCGGGTGTGATCATCGCGATCCCGATCGGGTTGATCGCGATCGAGACGGACGTGGGTTCGGCGCTTTCACTGTCGGTGACGGCGGGGGCGATTTTCTTTTGCGTGGGGACGCGGCTCTTCTACCTGGTGCCGACGGCGCTGGCGGGGATCGGCGGGGCGGTGTGGTTCGTGCACTCGAACGACAACCGTTGGTCGCGGATCGTGGCCTGGCTGGATCTGGAGCAGCACCAGCTGGGCAAGGGCATGCAGCAATGGCGTGCGCTGCTGGCCTTCGGCAACGGTGGCCCGGATGGCGTGGGGCTGGGGAATGGCAGCGAGAAATTCGGCACGCTGACCTTCGCCTACAGCGACTTCATTTTCCCGGTGGTGGGTGAGGAACTAGGCCTGCCCTTCACGCTGGGGACGGTGCTCTGCTACGTGGTGATCGCGGTGTGCGGGTGTTCGATCGCGATGCAGGCCGCCACCATTTTCGACCGCTGCATGGCGATCGGGCTGACTTGCATCGTGGTGGTGCCGGCGATGGTGAACATCGCGGTGACGACGGCGGCATTTCCGAATGACGGCTTGCCGCTGCCGTTTGTGAGCTTCGGCGGCACGAGCTTGCTGATCTCGCTGGGGGCGATCGGGCTGTTGTGCGGGATTCACCGGCGTTCGCGACCGGCGGAGTATCGACAGCTGCCGGTGGCAGGGATGAGGTCGTATGCGGTGAAGCTGTGA
- the rplT gene encoding 50S ribosomal protein L20 — translation MPRATNSPASRARRKRVLLRAKGFRGFRSKLFRYAKDAVRKAMTYEYRDRKKRKGQFRRLWIQRISAATRNEGLTYSRFIEGLNAAGIEADRKILADLAVKDAAAFSAIIAQAKAALDKKSKAAA, via the coding sequence ATGCCACGCGCCACCAACAGCCCGGCTTCACGTGCCCGCCGCAAGCGGGTGCTGCTCCGCGCCAAAGGCTTCCGCGGTTTCCGCTCGAAGCTCTTCCGTTACGCCAAGGACGCCGTCCGCAAGGCGATGACCTATGAGTATCGTGACCGTAAGAAGCGCAAGGGCCAGTTCCGCCGCCTGTGGATCCAGCGTATCAGCGCTGCGACCCGCAACGAGGGCCTGACCTACTCCCGCTTCATCGAAGGTCTCAATGCTGCCGGCATCGAAGCCGACCGCAAGATCCTCGCCGATCTGGCAGTGAAGGACGCCGCCGCGTTCTCCGCCATCATCGCCCAGGCCAAGGCCGCTCTCGACAAGAAGTCGAAGGCTGCCGCCTGA
- the rpmI gene encoding 50S ribosomal protein L35: protein MPRVSGKAKTRKAVAKRFKVTGTGKVLRRKQGARHLLQCKNRKRKRNLTHSALVSDADIKNVKENLPFH, encoded by the coding sequence ATGCCACGCGTCTCAGGAAAAGCAAAGACTCGAAAGGCTGTTGCCAAGCGTTTCAAGGTGACAGGAACCGGTAAGGTTCTGCGCCGGAAGCAAGGCGCCCGGCACTTGCTCCAGTGCAAGAACCGCAAGCGCAAACGGAATCTCACCCATTCCGCCCTTGTCTCCGACGCCGACATCAAGAACGTGAAGGAAAACCTTCCGTTCCATTAA